The following is a genomic window from Bacteroidales bacterium.
AAAGATCTCTGAGAGCTTTATATTTCGGTGTTGCCTTGCCCTGTTCATTTATTGGTGCATCATAATCATAACTTGTGACATCCGGTTCATATCCTTTGCCACCTGAGTTTGCGCCGGCAGTATAACCAAAGTTAGTTCCACCGTGGATAACATAGAAATTAAATGATTTTTTATTATCCATAAGAAATCTTACCTCTTTAAGCAGATCAGCTGTATCAGGTCTCACCCATTTCTCTCCCCAGTGTGTAAGCCAGCCGGGGTAGGTTTCGCTGCTGAAAACAGGAACCCCGGGATTCATTTTATTTGCCAGATCCCAGTGCGCAGGTGAACTACCTGAATCAAGTCCGACTGCGCTGCCGGGAAGCGATCCGGCTTCAAGCATATATGTTGTGGGACCGTCGCCGGTAAAAGTTGGAATATCAATGCCATTCATTTTCCACACTTCCCTGAGTCTGAATAAGTAGTTTCTGTCATTTCCGAAACTACCGTACTCATTTTCAATCTGGAGAAGTAAAAGATTTCCTCCGTTTGTAATCATAAATGGTTTTATCTCTTCAGCTAGCTTGCCGATATAACGCTCGGCTGCTGTCATATATCTCGGATCCATACATCTTAGCTTAATGTCAGGGATGCGCAGCAGATAAGGCGGAATCCCGCCAAGTTCCCATTCTGCACACACATAAGGGCCTGGTCTGACTATCAGCCACATATCTTCTTCCTGAACAATCCTGAAAAACTCTTTAAGGTTATGATTGCCGGTTTCAAAATCATATACCCCCTCCTCCGACTCATGATAGTTCCAGAAGATGTAAACTGAAATAGTGTTACATCCCATTGCTTTGGCCATCTGTATCCTCTGTCGCCAGTATTCGGCAGGAATTCTGGCAGGATGCATCTCGCCTGCAATTATCTGATATGGCTGATCATCAAGTAAAAAGTCTGATGTACCCAGGGTAAATGTATGCTTTCCACCGGTTCTGGGATTCTGTTTTTGATTCTGCCTCTGGGCATTTGCGTTTACTGTTAATAATATAACAGTAAATAATAGGAGTATTAATCGTCTGTACATAGTATGAATTATAGCGTATAATCAGGTAATAACATGATCCAAATATACATTTTTTCTACTAATCCTTTTGGAGAATCTTTGGTTGTTTGGATTAACACAGGACTTGGGACTGGGATTGCGATTTTATGACAATTGGGAAAGATAAGGGTTAGTTGAATTCCTGCTCACGCTATGAGATCCCTCGCTGTCGCTCGGGATGACAAACGAATCTGTAGATGTGGGGGAAAGAAGTGGCGATTCGTTGAAGATTCATCATATGAAAATTACAATACGAATCGCCACTTCTTTCCCCTTTCTGATCCCCTAATGTCCTGTCATCCCGAGCAATAGCGAGGGATCCCCGGGATTCAGCAGGTACACTATTCAATTAACAAATACGATCCTAATCCAGCCTATCTGCTTTCCAGAGCTGACTTTCAAAGTATAAATTCCGGGTCTGACTCCTGTATTTTTCAGATCCAGGGAAGCCTGATTTCCGGCAACGACCTGATATACAACCCTTCCGGTAAGATCTGTCAGAACCATATCATATGCCCTTGTCTCCTCAGTTGCGACCACCGAAACATTAATAGTACCTCTGGTTGGATTTGGATATGCTTCTATATGAAGAAGGTTTTTATCTGAACCTGTATCCGGATCATCAATCATATTGTCAGCAAATGGATTTCCGCCTTTATCTGACGAGTTCCTCCAGTAAAAATAGTCATTTGGATTTCCATCAGGATTATTCTCAGCTGCGACCATCGAGTAACCGTCTCCGTCAGCAGATCCGGGCCATGGAGATGAATCTACGTATGTGAAATCAATTATAGGTTTCCCCTCAGAATCTTTTAATAATATGTACTCACCGGCATTAGACAGATTG
Proteins encoded in this region:
- a CDS encoding beta-galactosidase; amino-acid sequence: MYRRLILLLFTVILLTVNANAQRQNQKQNPRTGGKHTFTLGTSDFLLDDQPYQIIAGEMHPARIPAEYWRQRIQMAKAMGCNTISVYIFWNYHESEEGVYDFETGNHNLKEFFRIVQEEDMWLIVRPGPYVCAEWELGGIPPYLLRIPDIKLRCMDPRYMTAAERYIGKLAEEIKPFMITNGGNLLLLQIENEYGSFGNDRNYLFRLREVWKMNGIDIPTFTGDGPTTYMLEAGSLPGSAVGLDSGSSPAHWDLANKMNPGVPVFSSETYPGWLTHWGEKWVRPDTADLLKEVRFLMDNKKSFNFYVIHGGTNFGYTAGANSGGKGYEPDVTSYDYDAPINEQGKATPKYKALRDLLGSYLPKGQKLPSIPDGIPAIEIPQFVLKPFTSVWDNLPAAVNSVQPKPFESYGQDYGFILYKTELIGHKKGKLTVTDLHDYATVFLNGTYIGSLDRRAGINTIDLPASDVEKPVLEILVEAMGRINFAQHLIDRKGITDRVTLNGMTLMNWQVYNLPMDKKFIYDLRSSSRTVNKPGIFYKGNFPLNSTGDTFIDVSNYKKGIVWVNGHNLGRFWDIGPQKRLYCPASWLKLGLNEIIIFDLHQMSGASVGGMMTME